The Bacillaceae bacterium IKA-2 DNA window ATAGCGATTACTGAAAAAAGTGCCTGGAAAGTACAGTATGTTCGGGGCTTGATGGAAATCATTGTTTTAGCAATTGGTTGGAATTTAGGTGGACCGGTTTTTATAGGAACAATTCTATTTAGTTTAACGATTGGTAATGTTGTAGGTTTCACGTTGCCACAATGTCAACGTTTAGTAGATCGATTCATAGAAAGAGGGATGAAAATTGAAAATATCGACAAAGGGACGATACGGGTTAACGATCATGATGGCATTAGCAAAGAAGTCCGGTGAAGGGCCAGTTTCTTTAAAATCTATTGCAAAAGATTATAATTTGTCTGAACACTACTTAGAACAATTGATTGCTCCGCTTCGAAACGCCCTTTTAGTAAAAAGTGTTCGTGGTGCATATGGAGGATACATGTTAGCAAAAGAGGCTAGCATCATAACGGCGGGTGATATAATTCGTGTTCTAGAAGGACCAATTAGTTTAGTAGAAGTGTTGGAGGATGAAGAACCTGCAAAAAGGGATTTATGGATTAGAATTAGGGACGCAGTTAAAGATGTGCTTGATAATACGACACTAGAAGATTTAATTAACTATGAAGACAAAGGTAGCCAAGAATACTATATGTTCTATATTTAGTCTATAATAGAAATAGCAAACTAAGTGAATGAATTTCATTCAAGTAATGGTAATTTCGGGTTTTCTTTGAATTACTCATTGAAGGGCCTAATAAGAAGGTGACAAAAAAATGAAAACGATATATGTAGATCACGCGGCCACCTCTCCTACTCACCCGGAGGTTGTGGATGCGATGCTTCCTTATTTTTATGAAAATTTTGGAAATCCGTCTAGTATTCATCAATACGGTCGTAAAACGAGACAGGCTATCGACGCGGCAAGAACTTTTTTAGCTAAGTCGATAGGTGCAGCAGAAAAAGAAATTATTTTTACAAGTGGTGGAACTGAAGCTGATAATTTAGCGGTTATTGGATCAGCGCTTGCTAACAAAGAAAAAGGACAGCATATTATTACAACTTCTATTGAACATCATGCTTTATTGCATTCATGTCAGTCGTTGGAAAAGCAAGGTTTTGAGGTTACCTACTTACCTGTTGATGAGAGTGGAAAAATTTCACTAGTCGATTTAGAAAATACCATCCGTGAAGATACGATTTTAGTTTCGGTTATGTATGGAAATAATGAAGTTGGAACACTCCAACCGATCAAACGAATCGGAAAGCTTTTACGGGAAAAAAAGATTGCCTTTCATACAGATGCCGTTCAAGCGTACGGAATAGAAGAGATCGATGTAGAGGAAATGTATATCGATTTTTTAAGTGTGTCAGCTCATAAAATAAATGGTCCAAAAGGGATTGGCTTTCTTTATGCTAGCAGTAAGCAGCCTTTGCAGCCAAGTTTATTTGGTGGTGAGCAAGAACGAAAACGGCGGGCAGGAACGGAAAACCTTGCTGGAATCGTCGGATTGAAACAAGCAGCTGAAATGGCTATTGGTGATAGATGGGCAAAGCGAGCTGAGTTTCTGGCTTTTCGTAAGTGCATCTTAACGATTTTTGATGAGCACCAGCTTGAATATAAAATTAACGGTGATGAAAGCTTATTTTTACCACATATTTTAAATATTAGTTTTCAAGGAGTAAATGTTGAGTCTTTATTAGTCAATTTAGATTTAGCTGGGATTGCCGCTTCTAGTGGTTCGGCATGTACTGCTGGAAGTATCAAACCTTCGCATGTATTGGCAGCAATGTTTCCAAATCAACAAGCAAGAATTATCTCAAGCGTACGATTTAGTTTTGGCTTAGGGAATACACTTGAAGACATCGAAACAGTTGCCCTCGAAACGGTAAAAATTGTCCGAAGAATTAAAAGTAATTGAGAGGTCGTGAGGGTATGCTTACAAATCAACAAGAAAAGCCACGAAACGAGACACGTGTCGTTGTTGGCATGTCAGGGGGCGTTGACTCAAGTGTTGCGGCATACCTCCTAAAAGAGCAAGGTTATGAAGTGATTGGAATTTTCATGAAAAATTGGGATGATACTGATGAAAGCGGTATTTGTACTGCTACTGAGGATTATAACGATGTCATTCGTGTTTGTAATCAAATTGGGATTCCATACTATGCTGTTAATTTTGAAAAACAATATTGGGATAAGGTATTTACGTATTTTTTAGAAGAATATAAAGCTGGAAGAACTCCGAATCCTGATGTGATGTGTAATAAAGAAATAAAGTTCAAAGCATTTTTAGAGCATGCATTGTCGCTTGGAGCAGATTATTTGGCAACGGGTCATTATGCAAGAGTAGAAGTTCGTGAGGGCGAATATAAAATGCTTCGTGGAGTCGATGGTAACAAAGACCAAACTTATTTTTTAAATACATTAGGGCAAGAGCAACTATCGCGAACCATGTTTCCAATTGGAGATATTCCTAAAAAAGAGGTACGAGAAATTGCTTTGACTGCGGGTCTTGCTACGGCTACTAAAAAAGATAGTACTGGAATTTGCTTCATTGGAGAAAGAAATTTCAAAGAGTTCTTAAGTCAATTTTTACCTGCTAAAAAAGGGGAGATGCAAACTCTTGAAGGTGAAGTAAAAGGAATGCACGATGGTTTAATGTACTATACATTTGGACAACGTCATGGTCTAGGTATTGGTGGCTCAGGAGAACCTTGGTTTGTTGTTGGTAAAAACTTAGCAACAAACGTGCTTACTGTTGCTCAAGGCTTCCATCATCCTTATCTCTATTCAGAAGGATTACTTGCCACTGACGTTAATTGGGTTAGTAATAAAAAAGTGAGCGAAAATTTCCACTGTACAGCGAAGTTCCGCTATCGTCAGCCAGATAAGGGCGTAACAGTTCAGGTAAAAGTAGATGGTGATTTGGAAGTAATCTTTGATGAACCACAAAGAGCGATAACTCCGGGCCAAGCGGTTGTATTTTATAACGATGATGAATGTTTAGGTGGTGCAACGATTGATGTTGTAATAAAGAAACTGGACTGATCCTAATCGTGCAGGGCAGTTCTTTTTTCTCGTAGTGAAAGTTCAAAAAACCGGTAATCATAGCTATTGAACCTCAGCTCTGATTACCCTCCTTTTTGAACAGATATTTTAAGATATAAAGGGGTAAAAGTAGATGACAAATAAAAATATCGAAGCAGCACAGTTTATTCAAGAAGGAAAGCTTGAAGAAGCGGCTACATTATTAAATGAGGCAATCGAAGAAAACCCTAAAGATGCGCTAGCTTATCTTAATTTTGGCCATCTTTTGTCGATTAGTGGCGATAAAGACCGAGCGTTTATTTTTTACAATCGGGCGATAGAAATTGATCCAACTTTGGCGACAGCCTATTACGGAGCTGGAAATACATATTTTGATCAAGAAAAGTATCAAGAAGCGATTGAAAGCTTTAAAAAAGCTGTTGAAAACGGCTTAATAGAAGCTGATGCTTATTTTATGCTTGGTCTCTGCTACTACAATTTAGGACAATTACCATACGCATTAGCTAATTTTAAAACGGCAACAGAAAAAAATCCTAAAGACGCTGATGCAAATTTTCAGTTAGGACTTGTCTTAGCCCAGCTTGAACAAGTTGATGAGGCAATTATTGTGTTAGAAAAAGTTATTCAACTAGATGAAACCCATGCTGATGCTTATTACAACCTTGGAGTGGCTTATGCTTTTAAAGATGATGCAGAAAAAGCGCTTGAAATGTTTGAAAGAGCGTTGGAATTACAGCCAGGTCACTTACTTGCAGGTAATGGTAAAAAACAGCTAGAAGCATTACTCCGAGAACAATAAAACCGGAGAGAGGGTTGTAGCGATGACATATGAAGATCAAAATGAAGAAGCTTTTATTAAGGGAGATCTTATCAACGTAATTTATACGAATGAAGAAAACTTATATACTGTTGCAAGAATAAAAGTTCATAGTACAAATGTAAAACTTTCTGAAAAAATGATCGCAATTGTAGGAACTCTTCCTAAGCTTGATGAAGAAAACATTTATACTTTTTATGGGAAATTAACAGATCATCCAAAATTTGGTGAGCAGTTTCAAGTGACTCATTTTGAAAGGGAAGTTCCGAAAACCACTGAAGGAATTATCCGCTATCTGAGTAGTGATCGTTTTAAAGGTATTGGCCGAAAAACAGCTGAAGCGATTGTTAATAAGCTAGGCGAGCAAGCGATATCAAGAATTCTTAATGATAAAGAAGTATTGAATAAAGTACCTGGAATTAAACCAGCGAAAATCCAACTTATATATGATCAATTGGTTGAGCACCAAGGAATTGAACAAGTATTAATTGAGCTTTATAAGTATGGATTTGGAGCTCAGCTAGCGATGAGAATTTTTCAAGTATACAAAGATGAGACATTACAAATTCTGAAAAACAACCCATACCAGATGATTCAAGATGTAGAAGGAATTGGTTTTGCAAGAGCTGACGCGTTAGGACTAGGAATAGGGTTTACGAAAGACCAACCAGAACGAATTCAAGCTGGGTGTCTTCATATTATCCAAGAATTATCATTGCAAGAAGGACATATTTTTATTAAGCGAAAAGATTTGATTTCAGAAGCTAGCTCTATATTAACAGATCATAGTTATAAAATTTCAGTACTAGAAATTGAAACACAAATTCTATATTTAGAAGAAGAAGGAAAGCTAATTGCTGAACTTGACAATGTCTATTTACCAACCTTATTTTTTGCAGAAAAGGGTTTAGTAACAAATATTGTAAAAATACTCAAAAATGACGATCATATTGAAGAGTTTCCTGAAGCAGAATTTTTAAAGGCAATTGGTGAGACAGAAGAAGAATTTAAAATTGAGTATGCGCCTTCACAAAAAGAGGCTATTAAAGCCGCGTTACAATCCTCAATCATGATTTTGACTGGGGGACCAGGAACCGGAAAAACTACAGTTATAAAAGGTATTGTTGAATCATATGCCAAACTTCATGGATTGTCTCTTAATAAAAAAGATTACGGTAAAAACAACCCGTTTCCAATTGTCTTAGTTGCCCCAACAGGCAGAGCGGCAAAGCGGATGGCCGAAGCAACGGGACTTCGTGCTGAAACTGTTCATCGACTTTTGGGTTGGAAAGGTGGACATTCAGGCTTTGAAAAAGACGAAGACAACCCTATTGAGGGAAGGCTGTTAATTGTTGATGAGGTATCGATGGTTGATATTTGGCTTGCGAATCAGTTGTTCAAATCATTACCGAGCCAGGTTCAAGTGATTTTGGTAGGAGATGAAGATCAGTTGCCATCTGTTGGACCTGGACAAGTACTGAGTGAATTAATTCATTCAAAAAAAATCCCAACTGTTAATCTTGTTGATATTTATCGTCAAGCAAAAGAGTCCTCAATTATTCAATTAGCTCATGACATGAAAGCTGGGCAGCTTCCTAAAGATATCTTAACGGCAAAAAGTGATCGTCGTTTTTTCCAATGCAGTCAAGAACAAGTGATTGCTGTTATTGAACAAATTTGTGTAAATGCTATTAATAAAGGCTATACAGCAAAAGAAATTCAAGTATTAGCACCGATGTATCGGGGA harbors:
- a CDS encoding tetratricopeptide repeat protein, coding for MTNKNIEAAQFIQEGKLEEAATLLNEAIEENPKDALAYLNFGHLLSISGDKDRAFIFYNRAIEIDPTLATAYYGAGNTYFDQEKYQEAIESFKKAVENGLIEADAYFMLGLCYYNLGQLPYALANFKTATEKNPKDADANFQLGLVLAQLEQVDEAIIVLEKVIQLDETHADAYYNLGVAYAFKDDAEKALEMFERALELQPGHLLAGNGKKQLEALLREQ
- the mnmA gene encoding tRNA 2-thiouridine(34) synthase MnmA, with the translated sequence MLTNQQEKPRNETRVVVGMSGGVDSSVAAYLLKEQGYEVIGIFMKNWDDTDESGICTATEDYNDVIRVCNQIGIPYYAVNFEKQYWDKVFTYFLEEYKAGRTPNPDVMCNKEIKFKAFLEHALSLGADYLATGHYARVEVREGEYKMLRGVDGNKDQTYFLNTLGQEQLSRTMFPIGDIPKKEVREIALTAGLATATKKDSTGICFIGERNFKEFLSQFLPAKKGEMQTLEGEVKGMHDGLMYYTFGQRHGLGIGGSGEPWFVVGKNLATNVLTVAQGFHHPYLYSEGLLATDVNWVSNKKVSENFHCTAKFRYRQPDKGVTVQVKVDGDLEVIFDEPQRAITPGQAVVFYNDDECLGGATIDVVIKKLD
- a CDS encoding ATP-dependent RecD-like DNA helicase, translated to MTYEDQNEEAFIKGDLINVIYTNEENLYTVARIKVHSTNVKLSEKMIAIVGTLPKLDEENIYTFYGKLTDHPKFGEQFQVTHFEREVPKTTEGIIRYLSSDRFKGIGRKTAEAIVNKLGEQAISRILNDKEVLNKVPGIKPAKIQLIYDQLVEHQGIEQVLIELYKYGFGAQLAMRIFQVYKDETLQILKNNPYQMIQDVEGIGFARADALGLGIGFTKDQPERIQAGCLHIIQELSLQEGHIFIKRKDLISEASSILTDHSYKISVLEIETQILYLEEEGKLIAELDNVYLPTLFFAEKGLVTNIVKILKNDDHIEEFPEAEFLKAIGETEEEFKIEYAPSQKEAIKAALQSSIMILTGGPGTGKTTVIKGIVESYAKLHGLSLNKKDYGKNNPFPIVLVAPTGRAAKRMAEATGLRAETVHRLLGWKGGHSGFEKDEDNPIEGRLLIVDEVSMVDIWLANQLFKSLPSQVQVILVGDEDQLPSVGPGQVLSELIHSKKIPTVNLVDIYRQAKESSIIQLAHDMKAGQLPKDILTAKSDRRFFQCSQEQVIAVIEQICVNAINKGYTAKEIQVLAPMYRGNAGIEVLNKNLQNVFNPKKEKQREILYGEVSYRVGDVVLQLVNNPEENVFNGDRGEIVAITYAKETVEKQDQIIISYDGIEVEYKKQDLNQITLAYCCSVHKSQGSEFPIVIMPIVRGYYRMLRRNLVYTGITRAKEFLILCGEVKAFQTAIQQQNEMKRNTLLREKLILNVESN
- a CDS encoding Rrf2 family transcriptional regulator; translated protein: MKISTKGRYGLTIMMALAKKSGEGPVSLKSIAKDYNLSEHYLEQLIAPLRNALLVKSVRGAYGGYMLAKEASIITAGDIIRVLEGPISLVEVLEDEEPAKRDLWIRIRDAVKDVLDNTTLEDLINYEDKGSQEYYMFYI
- a CDS encoding cysteine desulfurase family protein; its protein translation is MKTIYVDHAATSPTHPEVVDAMLPYFYENFGNPSSIHQYGRKTRQAIDAARTFLAKSIGAAEKEIIFTSGGTEADNLAVIGSALANKEKGQHIITTSIEHHALLHSCQSLEKQGFEVTYLPVDESGKISLVDLENTIREDTILVSVMYGNNEVGTLQPIKRIGKLLREKKIAFHTDAVQAYGIEEIDVEEMYIDFLSVSAHKINGPKGIGFLYASSKQPLQPSLFGGEQERKRRAGTENLAGIVGLKQAAEMAIGDRWAKRAEFLAFRKCILTIFDEHQLEYKINGDESLFLPHILNISFQGVNVESLLVNLDLAGIAASSGSACTAGSIKPSHVLAAMFPNQQARIISSVRFSFGLGNTLEDIETVALETVKIVRRIKSN